The proteins below come from a single uncultured Carboxylicivirga sp. genomic window:
- a CDS encoding cytochrome c biogenesis protein ResB, which translates to MQNTKEKKSLWVLPWRYSESFLIAFALLLASLGLEFITGTKAPKISWPANVISVALLANISLLLYLLSKKRAFFKWFYSVPASIAGIILFVVPSLSMALVPQRQTDSLFFLFDVTSSWTYTIGVVFFLIILGTVTIKRITKLSKRNIGFFLNHFGLWLCIASAHLGAGDIQKLNMFLEEGKTTWYGVENGNSTVELNFAIKLRDFSIEEYPAKIAFVDNKTGEIINQNNKPLMIDPNKGLQFNYKDYDFKIEKLLMSSAPVLNRFEPVLGMGATQSTMITKSYNGMVDTFWISSPSALYRQEMYPIDSSTIMLMTEPEAKRFLSEISVFEKEGAFYDTIIEVNKPIKIAGWKVYQTSYDASMGRWSTQSTLELVKDPWLPLVYLGFFLIIAGTCYLIWTGNRKEGV; encoded by the coding sequence TTGCAAAATACGAAAGAAAAGAAAAGCTTGTGGGTACTTCCCTGGAGGTACTCAGAAAGCTTCTTGATAGCTTTTGCCCTGCTTTTGGCATCATTGGGGCTTGAATTTATAACAGGAACAAAAGCTCCGAAGATTTCATGGCCAGCCAATGTTATTTCAGTTGCACTCTTAGCAAATATCTCGTTATTGCTATACCTGTTATCAAAAAAAAGAGCATTTTTCAAATGGTTTTACAGCGTTCCTGCATCTATTGCAGGGATAATATTGTTCGTTGTACCATCTCTTTCAATGGCATTAGTTCCACAAAGACAAACAGATTCGTTGTTTTTTCTGTTTGATGTAACATCAAGCTGGACTTACACAATCGGAGTGGTTTTCTTTTTAATCATACTTGGTACAGTAACCATAAAAAGGATTACAAAATTATCAAAAAGAAATATTGGATTCTTTCTAAACCATTTTGGTTTGTGGCTTTGTATCGCATCGGCTCATTTAGGAGCAGGAGACATACAAAAACTGAATATGTTTCTTGAAGAAGGCAAAACTACCTGGTATGGAGTTGAGAACGGAAACAGTACAGTAGAATTGAATTTTGCCATTAAGCTACGAGATTTCTCCATTGAAGAATATCCTGCGAAAATTGCATTCGTTGATAACAAAACCGGGGAGATAATCAATCAAAACAACAAACCTTTAATGATAGACCCAAACAAGGGCTTGCAATTCAACTATAAGGATTACGATTTTAAGATTGAAAAGCTTTTAATGAGTTCTGCTCCTGTTTTGAATAGGTTTGAACCTGTGTTGGGGATGGGGGCAACACAATCAACGATGATAACAAAGTCATACAACGGAATGGTTGATACATTCTGGATTTCAAGTCCGAGTGCTTTATACCGCCAGGAAATGTACCCGATAGATTCAAGCACTATCATGCTTATGACCGAACCCGAAGCAAAACGATTCCTGTCAGAAATATCTGTCTTCGAAAAAGAAGGCGCTTTTTACGATACTATCATCGAGGTAAATAAACCAATCAAGATTGCCGGATGGAAAGTATATCAAACCAGCTATGATGCATCGATGGGGCGGTGGTCAACTCAAAGCACATTAGAACTGGTTAAAGACCCCTGGTTGCCTTTGGTATATTTGGGATTCTTTTTAATTATTGCCGGAACATGCTATCTGATATGGACTGGAAATAGAAAGGAGGGTGTGTAA
- a CDS encoding DUF1858 domain-containing protein, whose product MDKLIITPKTKIFDLLEAYPQLEDVLIAVAPPFKKLKNPVLRKTITKITTLSQASVIGGIKVEELINKLRAEVGQSATDSIETEGSHFITEQPDWFDESHVSESIDIGEMLNAGEQPVHEVLALLKKLEPGKILKVIAPFIPAPLIDKSLSLNYEHWLDKKGEEEFFVYFRNHS is encoded by the coding sequence ATGGATAAACTGATAATTACTCCCAAAACGAAGATATTCGATTTGTTGGAAGCATATCCTCAATTGGAGGATGTGCTAATAGCTGTTGCTCCACCGTTCAAAAAGTTGAAGAATCCTGTATTGCGAAAAACCATTACAAAGATTACTACTTTAAGTCAGGCTTCTGTAATTGGTGGTATCAAAGTTGAAGAACTCATAAACAAGCTTCGGGCAGAAGTAGGGCAATCAGCAACCGATTCTATAGAAACAGAAGGTAGTCATTTCATTACAGAACAACCTGACTGGTTTGATGAATCGCATGTCTCAGAATCAATTGATATTGGGGAAATGCTAAATGCAGGTGAACAGCCAGTGCATGAAGTATTAGCTTTATTGAAGAAACTTGAACCAGGAAAAATATTAAAAGTAATTGCACCTTTTATTCCGGCTCCACTTATTGATAAATCACTAAGTTTGAACTATGAGCATTGGCTTGACAAAAAGGGTGAAGAAGAATTTTTCGTGTATTTCAGAAATCATTCATAA
- the nrfA gene encoding ammonia-forming cytochrome c nitrite reductase, protein MKSFSEQIKEKPWKGWILFLGTIIVVFLLGLLASSVVERRSEAVFAYAPKNDFSQFEPRNEKWGANFPREFESYYNTSDTTFRSKYNGSATIDELEEDPRMVVLWAGYGFSKEYNQGRGHYYAVNDVRNILRTGAPNDSVKSPMPNTCWTCKSPDVPRMMNEVGIAEFYKGSWEKWGAEIVNPIGCADCHDVNTMQLRISRPALIEAFERQGKDISKATHQEMRTLVCAQCHVEYYFNKDKIEGVPYLTFPWDNGMTVEAAEEYYDNMNFSDWTHQLSKAPMLKAQHPGYETYLTGVHAQRGVSCADCHMPYKSEGGVKFTDHHIQSPLNNVANSCQVCHREEAHKLIADVYSRQDKIKENVNILEDLLVKAHVEAKAAWDKGANEKQMQPILMDIRHAQWRWDYSVAAHGASFHSPVETGRIVSSGINIAQEARIKLTRLLADLGHNKEVEMPDISTKAKAQKYIGLDMAKLNADKAEFLETVVPKWLEEASQRESKY, encoded by the coding sequence ATGAAATCATTCAGCGAACAAATCAAAGAAAAACCTTGGAAAGGCTGGATTCTTTTCCTCGGAACAATAATAGTTGTATTCCTTTTAGGATTGTTAGCCTCAAGTGTTGTAGAAAGAAGAAGCGAAGCGGTGTTTGCCTATGCACCCAAAAACGATTTTTCTCAGTTTGAACCCCGTAATGAAAAGTGGGGAGCTAATTTTCCTCGTGAATTCGAATCATACTATAATACTTCTGATACAACATTTAGAAGTAAATACAATGGTTCTGCAACTATAGATGAATTGGAGGAAGACCCTAGAATGGTTGTACTTTGGGCTGGATATGGTTTTTCTAAAGAATATAACCAGGGACGAGGCCACTATTATGCGGTAAATGATGTCCGTAATATTTTAAGAACTGGCGCACCAAATGATAGTGTAAAAAGTCCAATGCCAAATACCTGCTGGACTTGTAAAAGCCCCGATGTTCCAAGAATGATGAATGAAGTGGGGATTGCAGAGTTTTATAAAGGTTCATGGGAAAAATGGGGAGCTGAGATTGTTAATCCGATTGGTTGTGCCGATTGTCACGACGTAAATACCATGCAATTACGCATTTCTCGTCCTGCATTGATTGAAGCATTTGAAAGACAAGGAAAAGACATAAGTAAAGCCACGCATCAGGAAATGCGAACTTTAGTTTGCGCCCAATGTCATGTCGAATATTACTTCAATAAGGATAAAATCGAAGGTGTTCCTTACCTTACTTTCCCCTGGGATAATGGAATGACCGTTGAAGCCGCAGAAGAATACTATGACAATATGAACTTTAGTGACTGGACGCATCAATTAAGTAAGGCTCCGATGCTAAAAGCACAACATCCGGGTTATGAAACTTACTTAACAGGTGTTCATGCACAACGAGGGGTTTCTTGCGCCGATTGTCACATGCCTTATAAGAGCGAAGGGGGAGTAAAATTTACCGACCATCATATTCAAAGTCCGCTCAACAATGTGGCTAATTCATGCCAAGTTTGCCATCGAGAAGAAGCTCACAAACTCATAGCCGATGTATATTCTCGTCAGGATAAGATTAAAGAAAATGTAAATATTCTAGAAGATTTATTGGTTAAAGCACACGTAGAAGCTAAAGCAGCATGGGACAAAGGTGCAAACGAAAAACAAATGCAACCCATACTTATGGATATTCGACATGCTCAATGGCGATGGGATTATTCCGTTGCTGCTCATGGTGCATCATTCCATTCTCCAGTTGAAACCGGACGCATTGTTTCATCGGGTATCAATATTGCACAAGAAGCAAGAATTAAACTTACTCGTTTATTAGCTGACCTTGGTCATAATAAAGAAGTTGAAATGCCTGATATTTCGACCAAAGCGAAAGCCCAGAAATATATTGGTTTAGATATGGCTAAATTAAATGCTGATAAAGCAGAATTTCTTGAAACCGTAGTTCCTAAATGGCTTGAAGAAGCCAGTCAAAGAGAATCAAAATATTAG
- a CDS encoding DUF438 domain-containing protein, whose product MSELINNSKYRKERLKELILKLHEGESAEAVKKELVETLKNIPYGEVVEVEQELMQEGLPEEEVLKLCDVHGSVLEGNVDLSGAKDIPDGHPVDVFKNENIELKKVAEKAKTLLKALSAVDDSEFQQFIFGLQGVFNQLMDVDKHYLRKEYLVFPHLEKNEITGPPKVMWGKHDEIREQLKGCIEVLNTKNITKTDLVDSLDLLFFPTLQAVIDMVQKEEEILFPMSMDVLTTEDWWSIHKQTLEFGFCLYDPQVEWKPEGLTDEKDDTGVTSDGSIQLPSGSFSAKEIMAILNSVPFDMTFVDKNDKVKYFTQGKERIFVRNRSIINRDVRLCHPPGSTHIVEKILEDFKSGKASHAPFWIQMKGKFIKIEYFALRGEDGEYLGTLEVSQDLSENRALEGERRILEYTDDKEKDNG is encoded by the coding sequence ATGAGCGAACTTATTAATAATTCAAAATATCGTAAAGAGCGGTTAAAAGAACTTATTCTAAAACTACACGAAGGAGAATCGGCAGAAGCTGTAAAAAAAGAACTGGTTGAAACGCTAAAAAATATTCCTTACGGTGAAGTAGTTGAAGTAGAACAGGAACTGATGCAGGAAGGCTTACCAGAAGAAGAAGTTTTAAAATTATGTGATGTTCATGGTTCGGTTCTTGAAGGCAATGTAGATTTAAGCGGAGCAAAAGATATTCCAGACGGACATCCGGTTGATGTTTTCAAGAATGAGAATATTGAGCTGAAAAAAGTTGCCGAAAAAGCGAAAACCCTTTTAAAGGCATTAAGTGCAGTTGATGATTCGGAGTTTCAGCAATTTATATTCGGATTACAAGGTGTGTTTAATCAATTGATGGATGTTGACAAGCACTACCTTCGTAAAGAGTACCTTGTTTTTCCACATTTAGAGAAAAATGAGATTACCGGCCCACCCAAGGTCATGTGGGGTAAACATGATGAGATAAGGGAACAATTGAAAGGTTGTATCGAGGTTTTAAACACTAAAAATATTACCAAGACCGATTTAGTTGATTCTCTCGATTTGTTGTTTTTCCCGACTCTGCAAGCCGTAATTGATATGGTACAAAAAGAGGAAGAAATTCTTTTTCCAATGAGTATGGATGTACTCACAACAGAGGATTGGTGGAGCATTCATAAACAAACGCTGGAATTTGGTTTTTGCCTTTATGACCCACAAGTTGAATGGAAACCCGAAGGGCTAACCGATGAGAAAGATGATACAGGGGTTACTTCTGACGGAAGCATTCAATTGCCCTCCGGAAGCTTTTCAGCAAAGGAAATAATGGCTATTCTAAACTCCGTTCCATTCGATATGACCTTTGTAGATAAAAACGACAAAGTAAAATATTTCACACAAGGAAAGGAGCGCATTTTTGTTCGAAACCGTTCCATAATCAACCGTGATGTTCGTTTGTGCCACCCTCCCGGAAGCACCCATATTGTCGAGAAAATTCTGGAAGACTTTAAATCGGGAAAAGCATCCCATGCTCCGTTCTGGATTCAAATGAAAGGCAAGTTTATTAAGATTGAATACTTTGCTCTGCGTGGTGAAGATGGTGAATACCTTGGAACACTTGAAGTTTCTCAAGATTTATCAGAAAACAGGGCTTTAGAAGGTGAAAGACGTATTTTAGAATATACAGACGATAAAGAAAAAGACAATGGATAA
- a CDS encoding Crp/Fnr family transcriptional regulator, giving the protein MGSTATEDNNFNEKYIQPCNDKCSFCFLNYVDALKSSYIFKDLKAEAIGEIIKKVHHQVKTYQKDELIASSGDTCNSLRIIVKGAAVGEMMDFQGKSLRIEELHAPDTIASAFLFGEDNTLPVDVIAIEETKILFIPRQDLMNLFCNENTVLKNYLDIISNRAQKLTKKIKLLGLQSIRGKFANYLLEHVRREGKMEFTIKNSQSELANIFGISRPSLGRVIREMHNEGIIEADGRNIKIVDKKALSGLLK; this is encoded by the coding sequence ATGGGAAGTACAGCTACGGAGGATAATAATTTCAATGAAAAATATATTCAACCTTGTAATGATAAATGTAGTTTTTGCTTTTTAAACTATGTAGATGCACTGAAATCGAGCTATATTTTTAAAGATTTAAAGGCTGAGGCCATTGGTGAGATAATTAAAAAAGTCCATCACCAGGTGAAAACCTACCAAAAAGATGAACTGATTGCAAGTAGTGGTGATACATGCAACAGTCTCAGAATAATTGTTAAAGGTGCTGCTGTTGGTGAAATGATGGACTTCCAGGGAAAGTCATTGCGTATTGAAGAACTTCATGCTCCTGATACAATTGCTTCTGCATTTTTATTTGGTGAGGATAATACACTTCCTGTTGATGTGATAGCCATTGAAGAAACCAAAATCTTGTTTATACCGAGACAAGACCTGATGAACTTGTTTTGTAATGAAAATACTGTGTTAAAAAACTATCTCGATATTATATCCAATCGGGCACAGAAACTCACAAAAAAGATTAAGCTTTTGGGCTTACAATCCATTAGAGGCAAATTTGCAAATTATCTGCTTGAACATGTTAGACGAGAAGGTAAAATGGAATTTACGATTAAAAACTCACAAAGTGAACTTGCCAATATATTTGGAATTTCACGCCCATCGCTGGGAAGGGTAATACGTGAAATGCATAATGAGGGCATTATCGAAGCAGATGGACGAAATATAAAAATTGTGGATAAAAAAGCCCTTTCGGGATTGCTAAAGTAA
- a CDS encoding PepSY domain-containing protein, translating into MGKFYRKLHKWPGLLIAFLLLYFAITGIIMNHREFFSGIDVSRSSLPNDFRYKNWNNSAIKGNLIISSDSILVFGNIGVWLTDSTFTNYQSLNNGFPHGSDNRKIFDLHLSTDGNLYAATQFGLFAFNKKNKQWTKFDLDVNIKRFVAIESIGDTLYVLNRSYLFKGKSDGISTHFQKMELKQPINYSDKVSLFETMWQIHSGEIFGIPGKLFVDVLGLVTIFLSITGIFYFFFPGWIKRRKKKSKTVTSIVKTNRWSLKWHNKTGAWLFVCLIVLFFTGMFLRPPLLIAIAYSKVSPVKYSHLDQHNPWYDKLRDLNFDEQRNEFLLATSEGIYYMDKDNLAPIAFKVQPPVSVMGINVLEPFNDGAYILGSFSGLFLWHPAHPEIYNYAKGTLYAGNTTGRPVGDFKVTGLITDLDDKKYMIDYDKGAIPLYHDKLFPEMPNNVLKESKMSLWNLSLEIHTGRFFRFLLGNFYILLVPLSGLVGVMVVLSGYLLWRKKFR; encoded by the coding sequence ATGGGAAAATTTTATAGAAAACTTCATAAGTGGCCAGGACTACTCATTGCATTTTTGCTTTTATATTTTGCGATTACAGGGATAATTATGAATCACCGTGAGTTTTTCTCAGGCATTGATGTTTCACGAAGTAGCCTCCCAAATGATTTCCGTTATAAGAATTGGAACAATAGTGCCATTAAGGGTAATCTTATTATAAGTTCAGATAGCATTCTGGTCTTTGGTAATATTGGTGTATGGCTTACAGATTCTACTTTTACGAATTATCAATCATTAAATAATGGTTTTCCACATGGTAGCGACAATCGTAAAATTTTTGACTTACATCTTTCAACCGATGGAAATTTATACGCTGCTACACAATTCGGATTGTTTGCTTTTAATAAGAAGAATAAGCAATGGACTAAGTTTGATTTAGATGTTAATATTAAACGCTTTGTGGCGATTGAAAGTATTGGGGATACGCTTTACGTTTTGAATCGCTCTTATTTGTTTAAAGGGAAATCCGATGGAATTAGTACCCATTTTCAGAAAATGGAGCTGAAACAACCAATTAATTACAGCGATAAGGTTTCGCTTTTTGAGACTATGTGGCAAATTCATTCAGGTGAAATTTTCGGAATTCCCGGAAAGCTGTTTGTTGATGTGTTAGGATTAGTAACTATCTTTTTATCGATTACCGGAATTTTTTACTTCTTTTTCCCAGGATGGATAAAGCGTAGAAAGAAAAAGTCGAAAACAGTTACATCAATAGTAAAGACGAACCGATGGTCGTTAAAATGGCACAATAAAACAGGAGCATGGTTATTTGTTTGCCTGATAGTTTTGTTTTTTACAGGCATGTTCTTACGCCCTCCGTTGCTTATTGCTATTGCCTATTCAAAAGTAAGCCCTGTAAAATATTCTCATCTCGATCAGCATAATCCCTGGTATGATAAATTGAGGGACTTAAATTTTGATGAACAACGAAATGAATTTCTTTTGGCAACATCGGAAGGAATCTATTATATGGACAAAGATAATCTGGCTCCAATAGCTTTTAAGGTTCAGCCTCCGGTAAGTGTTATGGGAATTAATGTGCTTGAACCTTTCAATGATGGAGCATACATTTTAGGTTCGTTCAGCGGTTTGTTCTTATGGCATCCCGCTCATCCTGAGATTTACAACTATGCAAAAGGTACTTTATATGCAGGAAATACAACTGGCAGACCTGTTGGCGATTTTAAAGTTACAGGATTGATAACTGATTTGGACGACAAAAAATATATGATTGACTATGACAAAGGAGCCATTCCTTTGTATCACGATAAGTTATTTCCGGAAATGCCAAATAATGTCCTTAAAGAATCGAAAATGTCACTCTGGAACTTATCACTTGAAATTCACACAGGACGTTTTTTTCGATTTCTTCTTGGTAACTTTTACATTCTCCTGGTTCCATTGTCTGGGTTGGTGGGTGTAATGGTTGTTTTGAGCGGGTATTTGTTATGGCGAAAAAAGTTTAGATAG
- the nrfH gene encoding cytochrome c nitrite reductase small subunit, with the protein MILLKKILPPDKWRIPVIIVSAILVGLFFFLFYISNASSYLSDNPKTCVNCHIMAPQYATWMHSSHREWANCNDCHVPHNNVLNKYYFKGKDGMRHATIFTMRAEPQVIQIKEAGHQVVQQNCIRCHSDLITDSKMNTIHADFHSNRTDRTCWECHREVPHGRVNSLSSTPNAKVPLPESPVPDWLKEALKETN; encoded by the coding sequence ATGATTCTATTGAAAAAGATTTTACCTCCAGATAAATGGCGAATTCCAGTCATTATTGTTTCCGCTATCTTAGTTGGTCTTTTTTTCTTCCTATTTTACATTTCCAACGCATCATCTTATTTATCTGACAACCCTAAAACCTGTGTTAACTGCCATATTATGGCTCCTCAATATGCTACATGGATGCATAGCTCCCATAGAGAATGGGCTAATTGTAACGACTGTCACGTACCTCACAATAACGTACTCAATAAATATTATTTTAAAGGGAAAGATGGTATGCGACATGCAACCATCTTTACTATGAGAGCAGAACCTCAGGTCATCCAAATTAAGGAAGCCGGACATCAGGTTGTTCAGCAAAATTGCATTCGATGCCACAGTGACCTTATTACAGATTCAAAAATGAATACCATTCATGCCGACTTTCATTCAAACAGAACGGACAGAACATGTTGGGAATGCCATCGAGAAGTTCCCCATGGCAGGGTGAACAGTCTTTCAAGTACGCCTAATGCAAAAGTACCATTACCTGAAAGTCCTGTACCAGATTGGTTAAAAGAAGCACTAAAAGAAACTAATTAG
- a CDS encoding helix-turn-helix domain-containing protein, with translation MDKKLWEKRDIFVPEFLFNYNLYFLMFDLKLIVLSAVIIAALMALFIIFFDLLNDGRRHRSLKYKLILYFASHIVTELCFLFYFYAPHVFLWMNGLLMLSILLIPVFLYAFIYEITAIDPNERFSKLHYIIPVLLTLAMVILSFVTPVDDQMQIIKANGAYTGGSILFFIFSNKLFFRLGFTIVYVILSFRRLPAYRRYMVGYSSNEVKTSLHWVPVLLFFIISLLIVPLHGVFISRSALALSFSAYFQVAVLVVQHSFLAYHVVKGNYILQEFELPQKEVQIATSINKEKHSVIKGSIDAIEFDSKMKLYKPYLEANLKISDLAEKVGVNRTYLSTFINTEYNMNFSSYINMLRLKEYKNLREKEEYKDRSNSELAEKAGFGSYRSYTRCASQYSDKL, from the coding sequence TTGGATAAGAAGCTTTGGGAAAAAAGAGATATTTTTGTGCCAGAATTCTTATTCAATTATAACCTGTATTTTTTAATGTTTGATTTAAAACTAATCGTTTTAAGCGCAGTTATTATTGCTGCCTTGATGGCTCTGTTTATTATTTTCTTTGATTTACTTAACGATGGAAGACGCCATCGAAGTTTAAAATATAAACTAATACTCTATTTTGCGAGCCATATTGTAACTGAGTTGTGCTTTTTATTCTATTTCTATGCACCACATGTTTTCTTATGGATGAATGGATTGTTGATGCTAAGTATTTTATTGATTCCTGTTTTTTTGTATGCTTTTATATATGAGATAACGGCTATTGATCCGAATGAAAGATTTTCCAAATTACATTATATAATACCCGTATTGTTGACCTTGGCAATGGTCATTTTAAGTTTTGTAACGCCGGTTGATGATCAGATGCAAATAATAAAAGCTAATGGAGCATATACAGGAGGCTCAATATTGTTTTTTATTTTTTCTAATAAATTGTTTTTTCGTTTGGGGTTTACTATTGTATATGTAATATTAAGCTTCAGACGTTTACCTGCCTATCGCAGATATATGGTTGGATATTCATCTAACGAGGTTAAAACATCGCTTCACTGGGTTCCTGTCTTATTGTTTTTTATCATTAGCTTATTGATTGTGCCTTTGCATGGTGTATTTATATCGCGGTCAGCTCTGGCTTTGTCTTTTAGTGCTTATTTTCAGGTAGCCGTATTAGTTGTTCAACATAGTTTTTTGGCCTATCATGTTGTGAAAGGTAATTATATATTACAAGAGTTTGAATTGCCACAAAAGGAGGTGCAAATTGCTACATCGATTAACAAAGAAAAGCATTCGGTGATAAAGGGTTCAATAGATGCAATAGAGTTTGATTCGAAAATGAAATTATATAAACCTTATTTGGAGGCTAATTTGAAGATTTCGGATTTAGCTGAAAAGGTTGGAGTTAATCGTACCTATCTATCAACTTTTATTAATACAGAGTATAATATGAATTTTAGTAGCTATATTAATATGCTTCGATTAAAGGAATACAAGAATTTGCGCGAAAAAGAAGAATATAAAGATAGATCAAACTCAGAGTTGGCAGAGAAAGCCGGCTTTGGCAGTTATCGAAGTTATACCCGTTGTGCTTCACAATACTCAGATAAATTATGA
- a CDS encoding cupin domain-containing protein has product MISRSYKTEEPKENPHKVDVKQLYNKESAQVMHITLKPGETLKPHKTPVDVTFYVLEGTPTVHVGDESVVIEKDTLIESPADIVHYLSNEGTSQARILVTKAPRPTSQTKLL; this is encoded by the coding sequence ATGATTTCAAGAAGCTATAAAACAGAAGAACCAAAAGAAAACCCGCATAAGGTTGATGTTAAGCAGTTGTATAATAAGGAATCGGCACAAGTAATGCACATTACCTTAAAACCCGGTGAAACATTAAAACCGCACAAAACACCAGTTGATGTAACCTTTTATGTGTTGGAGGGAACTCCAACGGTACATGTAGGTGATGAATCGGTGGTGATTGAAAAAGATACCTTGATTGAAAGTCCTGCTGATATTGTTCATTATTTGAGTAACGAAGGAACAAGTCAAGCCAGAATATTGGTTACAAAAGCACCAAGACCAACTTCGCAAACCAAGCTTTTATAA
- the ccsA gene encoding cytochrome c biogenesis protein CcsA, giving the protein MWHNFEVFAIISLAAWFIAIVSSLSNKAGKIANVGAILGTLSLAVFIILLWANLQRPPLRTLGETRLWYSFFLAISGYVIFKRWKIKLILMYSLGMAILFLLLNYLNPDIHSKTLMPALQSIWFVPHVIVYMIAYALLGLSALFGLLGLYAIRKDNLKEDFVLKTDNIVYVGFGFLTLGLIFGALWAKAAWGHYWTWDPKETWAFLTWAVYLIYIHFRIKSNLSHKSIFLILMLAFVVLLICWFGINYLPAAQNSVHVYSS; this is encoded by the coding sequence ATGTGGCATAATTTTGAAGTATTTGCAATTATTTCGTTGGCAGCATGGTTCATTGCAATTGTATCATCCTTATCTAACAAAGCAGGTAAAATAGCTAATGTCGGGGCTATTCTTGGGACTTTAAGCCTGGCTGTATTTATTATTTTGCTTTGGGCTAATCTTCAACGCCCTCCATTAAGAACTCTTGGAGAGACAAGACTTTGGTATTCATTCTTCCTGGCAATTTCAGGCTATGTAATATTTAAGCGCTGGAAAATCAAGCTAATACTTATGTATTCACTTGGTATGGCTATTCTATTTTTATTATTGAACTACCTAAATCCTGATATTCACAGTAAAACACTAATGCCAGCATTGCAAAGCATTTGGTTTGTACCTCATGTAATTGTGTATATGATTGCTTACGCCTTATTGGGCTTATCTGCACTTTTCGGATTGCTTGGATTATATGCTATTAGAAAGGATAATCTGAAAGAGGATTTTGTATTAAAAACAGATAACATAGTCTATGTCGGCTTTGGCTTCCTCACGTTAGGGCTTATTTTTGGGGCTTTATGGGCAAAAGCAGCATGGGGGCATTATTGGACTTGGGACCCCAAAGAGACATGGGCATTTCTTACTTGGGCAGTTTACCTGATTTATATTCATTTCAGAATAAAAAGTAATTTAAGCCATAAAAGCATTTTTCTGATTTTAATGTTGGCATTTGTAGTATTACTCATTTGTTGGTTTGGAATCAACTACCTTCCGGCAGCACAAAATAGTGTGCATGTTTATTCGAGTTAG